In Actinomycetota bacterium, a genomic segment contains:
- a CDS encoding CoA-binding protein has protein sequence MSSEVLERFRPLFEPRSIAVVGATDNPFKLGFHSLTAVTSAGFRGEVYPVNPRAGESIQGLRAYRSISELPHGVDLFVYAIPERQVVPSVREAVEMGGKAGVIFAGGFRETGPEGGRLQRELIEIADAGDMKLIGPNCIGVVNMHAGLNATFASPLVWFPRGNVSVVSQSGGMGNSILNEIMDEQVGLAKFVSIGNRANVEFADMLEYLAADPDTGVICLFIEGLDDGAAFLARAREASRTKPILVYTRGYTESSSRAALSHTGSVASSEAVYEGAFRQAGLLQVRSSSEMAAAAKAISLGGELAGPGVFISTHSAGPVVAICDICERGGLRFPPLRPEIAAAIAEFLPEHSVAANPLDMFAFAWTDTDLYLRATDLALAQDDIHCAVAVFVTGGGAGPAFPAREYAEIGRRHGKPVFICLITPCALVQEIADAQKGGAIALSTPEKMGKVLVDLYRLSGIKAGG, from the coding sequence ATGTCCTCAGAAGTGCTGGAGCGCTTCCGCCCGCTCTTCGAGCCCCGCAGCATAGCCGTGGTGGGAGCGACGGACAATCCCTTCAAGCTGGGGTTCCATTCCCTGACCGCCGTCACCTCGGCCGGGTTCCGGGGCGAGGTCTATCCCGTCAATCCCAGGGCCGGGGAGAGCATCCAGGGGCTGCGCGCCTACCGCTCCATATCGGAGCTGCCCCACGGGGTCGACCTCTTCGTCTACGCCATCCCGGAGAGGCAGGTCGTCCCCTCCGTGCGCGAGGCGGTGGAGATGGGGGGGAAAGCGGGGGTCATCTTCGCCGGCGGCTTCCGCGAGACGGGTCCCGAGGGCGGGCGCCTGCAGCGGGAACTGATCGAGATCGCGGACGCGGGGGACATGAAACTCATCGGCCCCAATTGCATCGGGGTGGTAAACATGCACGCCGGGCTAAACGCCACCTTCGCCAGCCCCCTGGTCTGGTTCCCGCGCGGAAACGTCTCGGTGGTCAGCCAAAGCGGCGGCATGGGCAACAGCATCCTCAACGAGATCATGGACGAGCAGGTGGGCCTGGCGAAGTTCGTGAGCATCGGCAACCGCGCCAACGTGGAGTTCGCGGACATGCTGGAATACCTCGCCGCGGACCCCGACACCGGCGTCATCTGCCTCTTCATCGAGGGCCTGGACGACGGCGCCGCCTTCCTGGCCAGGGCGCGGGAAGCCTCGCGCACGAAGCCTATCCTGGTCTACACGCGCGGCTATACCGAGAGCTCCTCGCGGGCCGCCCTCTCCCATACCGGGTCGGTGGCCAGCTCCGAGGCCGTCTACGAGGGCGCCTTCCGCCAGGCGGGGCTGCTGCAGGTGCGCTCCAGCTCCGAGATGGCCGCCGCCGCCAAGGCCATCTCCCTGGGCGGCGAGTTAGCGGGCCCCGGGGTCTTCATCTCCACCCATTCCGCCGGCCCGGTGGTGGCCATCTGCGACATCTGCGAGCGGGGAGGGCTGCGCTTCCCTCCCTTGAGGCCGGAGATCGCCGCGGCCATAGCCGAGTTCCTCCCCGAGCACTCCGTCGCCGCCAACCCCCTGGACATGTTCGCCTTCGCCTGGACCGACACAGACCTCTATCTGCGGGCCACCGACCTGGCCCTGGCCCAGGACGACATCCACTGCGCCGTGGCGGTCTTCGTCACCGGCGGCGGGGCGGGGCCGGCCTTTCCCGCCCGGGAATATGCCGAGATCGGGCGCCGCCACGGCAAGCCGGTCTTCATCTGCCTCATCACCCCCTGCGCCCTGGTGCAGGAGATAGCGGACGCCC
- a CDS encoding glutaredoxin family protein codes for MYEEHLEIVEGEEGGHELVLFALSTCGWCRKARSFLDENKLKYRYVYVDLLEGDAQKEVFEEVKTRNPRKTFPTLIVDGEEVIAGFNEDKYKESLL; via the coding sequence ATGTACGAGGAGCACTTGGAGATCGTGGAGGGTGAAGAAGGTGGGCACGAGCTGGTCCTCTTCGCTCTTTCCACCTGCGGCTGGTGCCGCAAGGCAAGGTCTTTCCTGGACGAGAACAAGCTGAAGTACCGCTACGTGTACGTCGACCTCCTGGAGGGTGACGCCCAGAAGGAGGTGTTCGAGGAGGTCAAGACGCGCAACCCGCGCAAGACGTTCCCGACCCTTATCGTGGACGGCGAGGAAGTGATCGCGGGCTTCAACGAGGACAAGTACAAGGAGTCGCTTCTTTGA
- a CDS encoding DUF4097 family beta strand repeat-containing protein: protein MLCEDCGKEARPGDVFCRQCGARLAGGEGPAAAEGTGDGTAASAETAWEPGEGEAAAAGAGETAWEPVVEGPVGEEAGPAAEAEAPEAGTAPEGAAAAFVPPPAAPAMPPPPYPPPLAPRPAPARTSGWAVASLVLGILSFMCLPFIAAALAIVFGAIARSGIKRSRGEMGGSGLATAGIVLGIVNLALLLIFVAAMVPWMIINIGDTETVERSVSLQGAQSVSAELEIDSGNLNVGGGADLMFEGTFTYNIRRWEPEIDYSVKQGVGELSVRQGGDWWVPAFWFIHNDWDLRFADSVPLDLGATLSSGDGEFDLRPLALRSLKVDASSGDIAVDLSGDKPELRRVEIDSSSGDVSVELKGRYSTYIEMDVENSSGEIDVDLLGEWVSALGATITNSSGDVTLRLPRDVGVRVRARTRSGDINAPGMTVDSEDGEGAVYVNDAFRRSIITLQIDVEVSSGDITLLLEE, encoded by the coding sequence ATGCTCTGTGAGGACTGCGGAAAGGAAGCCCGCCCCGGCGACGTCTTCTGCCGCCAGTGCGGAGCCAGGCTCGCGGGCGGGGAGGGCCCCGCAGCCGCGGAGGGCACGGGGGACGGCACGGCCGCGAGCGCGGAGACGGCCTGGGAACCCGGGGAAGGGGAAGCCGCCGCCGCGGGGGCCGGGGAGACGGCCTGGGAGCCGGTTGTGGAAGGGCCCGTCGGGGAGGAAGCAGGGCCTGCAGCGGAAGCGGAGGCTCCGGAAGCCGGGACCGCGCCGGAGGGAGCGGCGGCCGCGTTCGTCCCGCCTCCGGCCGCCCCGGCCATGCCTCCCCCGCCCTATCCCCCGCCGTTGGCGCCCCGTCCCGCACCGGCGAGGACCAGCGGCTGGGCGGTGGCCTCCCTGGTCCTGGGCATCCTCTCCTTCATGTGCCTGCCCTTCATCGCGGCCGCGTTGGCCATCGTCTTCGGGGCCATCGCCAGGAGCGGCATCAAGCGCTCCCGCGGCGAGATGGGCGGCTCCGGCCTGGCCACGGCGGGCATCGTCCTGGGCATCGTCAACCTGGCCCTGCTGCTCATATTCGTGGCGGCCATGGTGCCGTGGATGATCATCAACATCGGCGACACCGAGACGGTCGAGCGCTCGGTGTCACTGCAGGGGGCGCAGAGCGTCTCCGCCGAACTGGAGATAGACTCGGGCAACCTAAACGTAGGCGGCGGCGCGGACCTCATGTTCGAGGGCACCTTCACCTATAACATCAGGCGCTGGGAGCCCGAGATCGACTACAGCGTGAAGCAGGGCGTGGGCGAGCTGAGCGTGCGGCAGGGCGGCGACTGGTGGGTCCCCGCCTTCTGGTTCATCCACAACGACTGGGACCTGCGCTTCGCGGACAGCGTTCCCCTGGACCTGGGCGCCACCCTCTCCAGCGGCGACGGGGAGTTCGACCTGCGGCCCCTGGCGCTGCGCAGCCTGAAGGTGGACGCCAGCTCCGGGGACATCGCCGTCGACCTCTCCGGGGACAAGCCCGAGCTGAGGCGGGTGGAGATCGATTCCAGCAGCGGAGACGTGAGCGTGGAGCTTAAGGGCCGGTACAGCACCTACATCGAGATGGATGTCGAGAACTCGAGCGGCGAGATCGACGTGGACCTGCTCGGAGAGTGGGTAAGCGCCCTGGGGGCGACCATCACCAACAGCTCCGGCGACGTCACCCTGCGCCTGCCCAGGGACGTGGGGGTGCGCGTGCGAGCCCGGACGCGCTCCGGCGATATAAACGCTCCTGGCATGACCGTGGACTCCGAGGACGGAGAGGGCGCGGTATACGTGAACGACGCCTTCCGCCGCTCCATCATCACTCTCCAGATCGACGTGGAGGTATCCAGCGGGGACATAACCCTCCTCCTGGAGGAGTAA
- a CDS encoding 2TM domain-containing protein — translation MAYCHRCGKEVEAGDAFCHACGSAISGTARVAVGEAAAATDATAPPAPMPPRAAQPYGEQARAETPQEIAERRVKQKLELWWHLGSYVIVNVFLIIIWAITGAGYPWFVWVMIGWGIGVAFHLMHYFMDVHGESRRQRMIQKEMDRLQRRQDA, via the coding sequence ATGGCCTACTGCCATAGATGCGGCAAGGAAGTCGAGGCGGGAGACGCCTTCTGCCATGCCTGCGGCAGCGCCATATCCGGCACTGCCAGGGTCGCCGTTGGCGAAGCGGCTGCCGCCACGGACGCGACGGCGCCGCCGGCGCCCATGCCTCCCCGGGCGGCGCAGCCCTACGGAGAGCAGGCGCGGGCGGAGACACCGCAGGAGATAGCGGAGCGCCGGGTGAAGCAGAAGCTGGAGCTGTGGTGGCACCTTGGCTCCTACGTCATCGTAAACGTCTTTCTCATCATCATCTGGGCCATCACCGGTGCCGGCTACCCCTGGTTCGTGTGGGTGATGATCGGCTGGGGCATCGGTGTGGCCTTCCACCTCATGCACTACTTCATGGACGTACACGGCGAGTCGAGACGGCAGCGCATGATCCAGAAAGAGATGGACAGGCTGCAGCGCCGTCAGGATGCGTGA
- a CDS encoding DUF5808 domain-containing protein → MERYGKFLGVPYDLRFPTPSRIRERMWNPGDPRVIVPRVFGAGWTVNFATLREKSTAGFYAALAAFALIYLNGLYKIYKKLAGLRKKD, encoded by the coding sequence GTGGAAAGATACGGCAAGTTCCTGGGCGTACCCTACGATCTCAGGTTTCCCACCCCGTCCAGGATCAGGGAGAGGATGTGGAACCCCGGCGACCCCCGCGTCATCGTGCCGCGCGTCTTCGGGGCGGGCTGGACGGTGAACTTCGCCACCCTGCGCGAGAAGAGCACGGCGGGGTTTTACGCCGCGCTGGCCGCCTTCGCGCTCATCTACCTGAACGGCCTGTACAAGATCTACAAGAAGCTGGCGGGTCTCAGGAAGAAAGACTAG
- a CDS encoding alpha/beta hydrolase: MPEIRMGGAKISYGAMGKGEAVLLVHGWIGSGALWGMVAPWLSERFHVIAPDLPGHGDSGIPDGFRFTLEGFTAFLADLLRELGLERVSLVGHSMGGSICVHFAATHPDMVERLVLIDTPGKGSALGWPARVPLVHHLAGLLHIFWGPRITARLIKSSVLYPDDLPPTFLEEAVEQGSKVKKQALVETTHMLAQLDLDPLLPGIMAPTLIIYGDRDPSVRPAEAGRLRGLIPDAQLQMVPGCGHCPNYEYPDLVVGFIEAFMLGGIS; this comes from the coding sequence ATGCCGGAGATACGCATGGGCGGGGCGAAGATCAGCTACGGCGCCATGGGCAAGGGCGAAGCGGTGCTGCTGGTGCACGGCTGGATCGGCTCGGGTGCCCTGTGGGGCATGGTGGCGCCCTGGCTCTCCGAGCGTTTTCACGTCATCGCCCCCGACCTGCCGGGCCACGGCGACTCCGGCATCCCGGACGGTTTCCGGTTCACCCTGGAGGGCTTCACCGCGTTCCTCGCGGACCTGCTGCGGGAGCTGGGGCTGGAGCGGGTCAGCCTGGTGGGGCACTCCATGGGCGGCAGCATCTGCGTTCATTTCGCGGCGACCCATCCCGACATGGTGGAGCGGCTGGTGCTCATCGACACCCCCGGCAAGGGCAGCGCGCTGGGGTGGCCGGCGCGGGTGCCCCTGGTCCACCACCTGGCCGGCCTCCTGCATATCTTCTGGGGGCCGCGCATAACCGCCCGCCTAATCAAGTCCTCGGTGCTCTACCCCGACGACCTCCCGCCGACCTTCCTGGAGGAGGCGGTGGAGCAGGGGAGCAAGGTCAAGAAGCAGGCGCTGGTGGAGACCACCCATATGCTGGCGCAGCTCGACCTCGACCCGCTGCTGCCGGGGATAATGGCCCCGACCCTGATCATCTACGGCGACCGGGACCCCTCGGTGAGGCCAGCCGAGGCCGGACGCCTGCGGGGCCTCATCCCGGACGCCCAGTTGCAGATGGTGCCCGGCTGCGGCCACTGCCCCAACTACGAGTACCCCGACCTGGTGGTGGGCTTCATCGAGGCGTTCATGCTCGGAGGCATTTCCTAG
- a CDS encoding PKD domain-containing protein yields MGGDIIAEKFALLKTRGSNGVACTHIVEDTLLGQRAVVKVSDAVEDLGFDYLKAVNLARECSIPGLLVPFEGGILEEEAGYYLAFPELGEPSLENYLRMGAPITACDVLGIGEKVLRILEEMHGAGFCHLFINTRNVFYRPRGEVTLKDPALKREFFHPLLELVAAPDFSYFSPEVMDGGMPGEEADLYALGRLIERCLEQADGSPGSRGERLARWLAERCRAAGAGEGSTAMEIRSGLEHGPMADGDAAEADIASARRTGGWREEPAGRMEEEASAPAMRALRSPPARRGGKGRAARAVLALVLVLVLLGGIAGAYLFGVGGDAPPAQARGGGSQVGEEASGEASRNIRGVCAAGAAADSAGDGGDTQQVQAAESAAGDAASSGKGSGGTEEAGAVQTPAAAPPADPSAAAPVAAFTLSPGEGESPLRVYLDASASYDPDGSIVSYAWSCGGSGAGVYHVFESNIIPAVIPVTLTVTDDGGHSAQATLCVTLY; encoded by the coding sequence ATGGGCGGAGACATCATCGCCGAGAAGTTCGCTCTACTCAAGACAAGGGGCAGCAACGGGGTGGCCTGCACCCATATCGTGGAGGATACCCTGTTGGGCCAGCGGGCCGTGGTCAAGGTCAGCGACGCCGTCGAGGACCTCGGGTTCGATTATCTCAAGGCGGTCAACCTGGCGCGCGAGTGTTCCATACCCGGCCTGCTCGTGCCCTTCGAGGGGGGCATCCTGGAGGAAGAGGCCGGTTACTATCTCGCCTTCCCCGAACTGGGGGAGCCTTCCCTGGAGAACTACCTGCGCATGGGGGCGCCCATCACCGCCTGCGATGTCCTCGGCATAGGCGAGAAGGTGCTGCGCATACTGGAGGAGATGCACGGGGCGGGCTTCTGTCACCTCTTCATCAACACCCGCAACGTCTTCTACCGCCCGCGCGGCGAGGTCACCCTCAAGGACCCGGCCCTCAAACGGGAGTTCTTCCATCCCCTGCTCGAGCTGGTGGCGGCGCCGGACTTCTCCTACTTCAGTCCCGAGGTCATGGACGGCGGCATGCCGGGAGAGGAAGCCGACCTCTATGCCCTGGGAAGGCTCATCGAGAGGTGTCTCGAACAGGCCGACGGTTCCCCGGGGTCTCGCGGGGAGCGCCTCGCGCGCTGGCTGGCGGAGAGGTGCCGGGCGGCCGGGGCGGGCGAGGGCTCTACCGCGATGGAGATCAGGAGCGGGTTGGAGCACGGGCCCATGGCTGACGGGGACGCCGCGGAAGCGGACATCGCCAGCGCCCGCCGGACGGGCGGATGGAGGGAGGAGCCCGCGGGGCGTATGGAGGAGGAGGCAAGCGCCCCCGCCATGCGGGCACTCCGCTCACCCCCTGCCCGGAGGGGCGGCAAGGGCAGGGCGGCCAGGGCCGTGCTCGCCCTGGTTCTGGTCTTGGTCCTGCTGGGCGGGATCGCCGGCGCGTACCTCTTCGGCGTCGGTGGAGACGCGCCGCCCGCGCAGGCGCGCGGGGGCGGCTCGCAGGTGGGGGAGGAGGCCTCGGGGGAGGCGTCTCGTAACATAAGAGGCGTCTGCGCGGCGGGGGCGGCGGCCGATAGCGCCGGGGACGGCGGCGACACGCAACAGGTCCAGGCGGCGGAAAGCGCGGCTGGCGACGCCGCATCAAGCGGCAAAGGCTCGGGAGGAACCGAGGAGGCGGGGGCGGTCCAGACCCCCGCGGCCGCCCCTCCGGCCGATCCCAGCGCGGCGGCGCCGGTGGCCGCGTTCACGCTGTCGCCGGGCGAGGGGGAGTCACCGCTGCGCGTTTACCTGGACGCCTCCGCCAGTTACGACCCGGACGGGAGCATCGTCTCCTACGCCTGGAGCTGCGGCGGCAGCGGCGCGGGCGTCTACCACGTCTTCGAGAGCAACATCATCCCCGCCGTCATCCCCGTGACCCTGACGGTCACCGACGACGGCGGCCACAGCGCACAGGCCACCCTGTGCGTGACCTTGTACTAG
- a CDS encoding Ig-like domain-containing protein — protein MKKAALPVLALALCLAACAAGTRTAHSYPAETESQTGWTGESDCGPNNPRHAQMDRGAGFLHLVADNGGNVYYLRAADGDILDWGSARCLDLKKERKAADPYVEAAGSYVVVSWKELVGSTWALALAVSADRGETWATWADPNPACNNYEAHVAFAGNKVHAAYVSDYDAGQGRRNEVYYRRFSAALVPEAVSCPSGQLDGTAASFPCLEAASASAVNVFYQHGGSAPHPIYESCTADAGVSWVRSELIPTGGCVDLSHPEVGVWMDGADRRKMVVASGANAGSYEVWYRRYINSKWDMEEQLVDKCTVRPYPQIATCGSDILVVYRQAGESLDRGVAGKVNRNSGVDAWSHIEGLFYSNLSFDDCGSVDCCSDGTRFYAASAGTGAVNRVLTKREDTQDPTVVIADPGAYHNADFAVTAAAADDFGRSADWLLSPSPEHYDAGILHADYFYRKAGAPGWTEWPGGARDADAPWSRNFPGATVKEGAYDFRVTVEDTAGHVAENVLTGVIVDRTPPVDVRLQISPPDGEDGWYVAQPKVGPSVLARDVISGVKATYYRFDGAADWTVYAEPFDLLEGEHAIGYYAEDNAGNASAAQAFSYKADFTDPRGEIVSPPPGEYFQMRVAAEVSCADAGSGVAAITWLVDGAPLEEGPEAKADLDISGLVDGQHSLQAEIRDRAGRKCRTQAVLFYKDTTPPSVRVEEPTGLEWVRGIVAIKADITDNLKVGRAEFRVDGARVDGRTSAPWLGTWDTSTAVNGYHVVQVEAWDEAGNHAEHTAASEVAVYVGNNISETNHFAEGCTRPGFDTWLCLQNPGSEAASVTVNYYLGEGQGTAAPRTYSLPPHSRSTIYVNGEVGTGKDVSIQVTSSRPIVSERPMYFDYAGAADNHWKGCHVAQGAHFPRSDWYFAEGCTRTGFDTWLCLQNPEGREAGVRVEYMMENGASLQRYYRVAPWSRGTVLVNGEVGSGHDVSMHVSSDVPIVAERPVYFLYQGMWDGGHNVMGAARPETEWFFAEGCTRTGFNQWLCLQNPNEEATLAEITYVMEDGGRIEREYRLEPRSRFTVNVNNDVARQHDVSACVTSELPIVAERPMYFLYDSRIDEGSNAMGVCRPGSSWYLAEGCTRSGFEEYICLLNPGEAAAEVVLRFMLEDTSQREHTVRVPPSARVTVRVNDVVGSEHDVSCEVMSDRPVVVERPMYSMYGGAWPSGDTLSGYTFNP, from the coding sequence ATGAAGAAGGCCGCTCTCCCCGTGCTCGCGCTGGCCCTCTGCCTCGCCGCCTGCGCCGCGGGCACCCGGACGGCGCACTCCTACCCCGCCGAGACGGAGTCGCAGACGGGCTGGACGGGGGAGAGCGACTGCGGGCCCAACAACCCCCGCCACGCGCAAATGGACCGCGGCGCGGGCTTCCTGCACCTGGTCGCGGACAACGGCGGCAACGTCTACTACCTGCGCGCCGCCGACGGGGACATCCTCGACTGGGGGTCCGCGCGCTGCCTGGACCTGAAGAAGGAGCGCAAGGCGGCGGACCCCTACGTCGAGGCCGCGGGGAGCTACGTCGTCGTCTCCTGGAAGGAGCTGGTGGGCTCCACCTGGGCCCTGGCCCTGGCCGTCTCCGCCGACCGCGGGGAGACCTGGGCCACCTGGGCCGACCCCAACCCCGCCTGCAACAACTACGAGGCCCACGTGGCCTTCGCGGGCAACAAGGTACACGCCGCCTACGTCTCCGACTACGACGCCGGGCAGGGGCGCCGCAACGAGGTCTACTACCGCCGCTTCTCCGCCGCCCTGGTGCCGGAGGCCGTCTCCTGCCCCTCGGGTCAGCTCGACGGCACCGCCGCCTCCTTCCCCTGCCTCGAGGCCGCCTCGGCCTCCGCCGTCAACGTCTTTTACCAGCACGGCGGCTCCGCCCCCCACCCCATCTACGAGTCCTGTACCGCCGACGCCGGCGTGAGCTGGGTCCGGTCGGAGCTTATCCCGACGGGGGGCTGCGTCGATCTCTCCCACCCGGAGGTGGGGGTGTGGATGGACGGCGCCGACCGCCGCAAGATGGTGGTTGCTTCAGGTGCCAATGCTGGCAGCTACGAAGTCTGGTACCGAAGGTATATTAACTCAAAGTGGGACATGGAAGAGCAACTCGTAGACAAGTGCACAGTACGCCCCTACCCGCAGATAGCCACCTGCGGCAGCGACATCCTGGTGGTCTACCGCCAGGCGGGCGAGTCCCTCGACCGCGGCGTCGCCGGCAAGGTCAACCGCAACTCCGGCGTGGATGCCTGGAGCCACATCGAGGGCCTCTTCTACTCGAACCTCTCCTTCGACGACTGCGGCTCCGTGGACTGCTGCTCCGACGGCACCAGGTTCTACGCCGCCTCGGCGGGCACCGGCGCGGTCAACCGCGTCCTCACCAAGCGCGAGGACACGCAGGACCCCACCGTGGTCATCGCCGACCCCGGCGCCTATCACAACGCCGACTTCGCGGTCACTGCGGCCGCCGCCGACGACTTCGGCCGCAGCGCCGACTGGCTGCTATCCCCCTCCCCCGAGCACTACGACGCCGGCATCCTCCACGCCGACTACTTCTACCGCAAGGCGGGGGCCCCGGGCTGGACGGAATGGCCCGGGGGCGCCCGGGACGCCGACGCCCCCTGGTCCAGGAACTTTCCCGGGGCGACGGTAAAGGAGGGCGCCTACGATTTCCGGGTGACGGTTGAGGACACGGCCGGGCACGTGGCCGAGAACGTGCTCACCGGGGTGATCGTGGACCGCACCCCTCCCGTGGATGTCAGGTTGCAGATATCGCCGCCGGACGGCGAGGACGGCTGGTACGTGGCGCAGCCTAAGGTGGGGCCGTCCGTGCTCGCCAGGGACGTCATCTCCGGCGTCAAGGCCACCTATTACCGCTTCGACGGCGCGGCGGACTGGACCGTGTACGCCGAGCCCTTCGACCTCCTGGAGGGGGAGCATGCCATCGGGTATTACGCCGAGGACAACGCCGGCAACGCCTCCGCCGCACAGGCCTTCTCCTACAAGGCCGATTTCACCGACCCGCGGGGGGAGATCGTCTCTCCACCGCCCGGTGAGTATTTCCAGATGAGGGTGGCGGCCGAGGTGTCCTGCGCGGACGCGGGTTCGGGGGTGGCCGCCATCACCTGGCTGGTGGACGGAGCACCCCTCGAGGAAGGGCCCGAGGCCAAAGCCGACCTGGACATCTCCGGCCTGGTGGACGGGCAACACTCGCTTCAGGCCGAGATCAGGGACAGGGCGGGAAGGAAGTGCCGCACCCAGGCCGTGCTCTTCTACAAGGACACCACTCCCCCCAGCGTGAGGGTGGAGGAGCCCACGGGGCTGGAGTGGGTGCGGGGCATTGTCGCCATCAAGGCCGATATAACGGACAACCTCAAGGTGGGCCGGGCGGAGTTCCGGGTGGACGGCGCCAGGGTGGACGGGCGCACCTCCGCCCCCTGGCTTGGCACCTGGGACACCTCGACGGCCGTGAACGGCTATCACGTGGTCCAGGTGGAAGCGTGGGACGAGGCGGGAAACCATGCGGAGCATACCGCCGCGAGCGAGGTGGCCGTGTACGTGGGCAACAACATCTCCGAGACCAACCATTTCGCGGAAGGGTGCACCCGCCCGGGTTTCGACACCTGGCTGTGCCTGCAGAACCCCGGGAGCGAGGCCGCCTCGGTGACCGTCAACTATTACCTGGGCGAGGGGCAGGGCACGGCCGCCCCGCGCACCTACTCGCTTCCGCCCCACTCCCGCAGCACCATCTACGTGAACGGAGAGGTGGGCACGGGCAAGGACGTGTCCATACAGGTCACGTCCTCCAGGCCCATCGTCTCCGAGCGTCCCATGTACTTCGATTATGCGGGCGCGGCGGACAACCACTGGAAGGGCTGCCATGTGGCGCAGGGGGCCCACTTCCCCCGCTCAGACTGGTACTTCGCCGAGGGCTGCACCCGCACGGGCTTCGACACCTGGCTGTGCCTGCAGAACCCCGAGGGACGCGAGGCCGGGGTCCGGGTGGAGTACATGATGGAAAACGGCGCTTCCCTGCAGCGCTACTACAGGGTGGCCCCCTGGAGCCGCGGTACGGTGCTGGTGAACGGCGAGGTGGGGTCGGGACACGACGTGTCCATGCATGTCTCCTCCGACGTGCCCATCGTGGCCGAGAGGCCGGTCTACTTCCTCTACCAGGGGATGTGGGACGGCGGCCACAACGTCATGGGCGCCGCCAGGCCGGAGACGGAGTGGTTCTTCGCGGAGGGGTGCACGCGCACCGGCTTCAACCAGTGGCTGTGCCTGCAGAACCCCAACGAGGAGGCGACGCTGGCGGAAATCACATATGTGATGGAGGACGGCGGCCGCATCGAGCGGGAATACCGGCTGGAGCCGCGCTCCCGCTTCACCGTCAACGTCAACAACGACGTGGCGCGGCAGCACGACGTCTCCGCCTGCGTCACCTCGGAGCTGCCCATCGTGGCCGAGAGGCCCATGTACTTCCTCTACGACTCGCGCATCGACGAGGGGTCCAACGCCATGGGGGTGTGCAGGCCCGGCTCATCCTGGTACCTGGCCGAGGGGTGCACGCGGTCGGGGTTCGAGGAGTACATATGCCTGCTCAACCCGGGTGAGGCCGCGGCGGAGGTGGTGCTGCGCTTCATGCTCGAGGACACCTCCCAGCGCGAGCACACGGTGAGGGTGCCGCCCTCGGCGCGGGTGACGGTGAGGGTGAACGACGTGGTGGGGTCCGAGCACGACGTCTCCTGCGAGGTGATGAGCGACCGGCCGGTGGTGGTGGAGCGGCCCATGTACTCCATGTACGGGGGCGCCTGGCCCTCCGGCGACACCCTCTCCGGCTACACCTTCAACCCCTAG
- a CDS encoding DUF4190 domain-containing protein produces the protein MEEKDTAARGAARREAAGETAEASPGSSLCAAAMVLGIVAVVVPLAELLLAIPTVVLAAAALTRARRQPGLRGGRGMAVAGLVLGLVALAMCVPAVIILVQII, from the coding sequence GTGGAAGAGAAGGATACCGCCGCGCGGGGCGCGGCACGGCGGGAAGCGGCGGGGGAGACGGCCGAAGCGTCTCCCGGTTCATCCCTGTGCGCCGCCGCCATGGTCCTCGGCATCGTGGCGGTGGTCGTCCCCCTCGCGGAGCTGCTGCTCGCCATACCCACCGTCGTCCTGGCCGCCGCCGCCCTTACGAGAGCCCGCAGGCAGCCGGGGCTCCGCGGCGGCAGGGGGATGGCGGTGGCCGGCCTCGTCCTCGGCCTCGTCGCCCTGGCCATGTGCGTCCCCGCGGTCATCATCCTCGTCCAGATAATCTAG